One window of Candidatus Mycobacterium wuenschmannii genomic DNA carries:
- a CDS encoding nitroreductase family deazaflavin-dependent oxidoreductase codes for MNFNTVKDSGARLMNLAHRVILTASGGRLLSTPFGMPTVELHTTGRKSGLSRSCYLTAPIHDDHRVVLVASKGGDDRNPDWYQNLQAHPDAEIVIHGRRHKVRARTADAAEKSELWPKIVAQYQGYAGYQRRTTRDIPVVICELQAG; via the coding sequence ATGAACTTCAATACTGTCAAGGACAGCGGCGCCAGGCTGATGAACCTGGCGCACCGCGTCATCCTCACCGCCTCCGGAGGCCGGCTACTGTCGACGCCGTTCGGCATGCCGACGGTGGAACTCCACACCACCGGACGCAAGTCCGGACTTTCCCGGTCGTGCTACCTGACCGCCCCCATCCACGACGATCACCGCGTCGTGCTCGTCGCGTCCAAGGGCGGCGACGACCGCAACCCGGACTGGTACCAGAACCTTCAGGCCCATCCCGACGCGGAGATCGTCATTCACGGTCGGCGACACAAGGTTCGCGCCCGAACTGCCGACGCGGCCGAGAAGTCCGAGCTATGGCCGAAAATCGTTGCGCAGTACCAGGGTTATGCCGGGTATCAACGACGTACCACCCGTGACATCCCGGTGGTGATCTGCGAACTGCAAGCGGGATAG
- a CDS encoding vWA domain-containing protein — protein MTFEPVLPVWLLVTIAIVLTGVRMTALYRVLVRTGPGRYRPVVLRWSGLTLAVLMLVVAAARPGLEAKDAHPDSPPPNASAASTANLNVFFVIDRSVDTRVEDFADRTSRLAGIRDDVVALIDQYPRARFSAIGFASKATELWPLSDDAWSLKPLIQGLSSYTEVPEDAMYRVDSGAANDTLRTALTVARSQHKGSKNVVFYLGCGAAGSRAAQTAFTVKDLVSGGAVLGYGTPAGGPIPRGYIDGNLIYMADQQSGAPLTNGIGEDTLKARASDLEVTYHHRDKGQSISPVVPAVTAEPPPDAAPLQASQTVERTELYWLFSLLAATFVAIEIYLTARDYRRARQAGSGVTP, from the coding sequence ATGACCTTCGAACCCGTTCTGCCGGTGTGGCTTCTGGTCACCATCGCCATCGTGCTCACCGGTGTGCGCATGACCGCCCTGTACCGCGTGCTGGTCCGGACCGGACCCGGTCGCTACCGGCCCGTGGTGTTGCGCTGGAGCGGCTTGACGCTGGCCGTCCTCATGCTCGTGGTCGCCGCAGCGCGGCCGGGACTGGAAGCCAAGGACGCGCATCCGGACTCCCCGCCGCCCAACGCTTCCGCGGCGTCCACGGCAAACCTGAACGTGTTCTTCGTGATCGATCGATCAGTGGACACTCGCGTCGAAGACTTCGCCGACCGAACCTCGCGGCTGGCGGGAATCCGCGACGACGTGGTTGCGCTGATCGATCAGTACCCGCGCGCCCGTTTCTCGGCCATCGGGTTCGCCTCGAAAGCCACTGAGCTGTGGCCGCTTTCCGACGATGCATGGAGTCTCAAGCCGCTCATCCAAGGGCTGTCTTCTTACACCGAAGTGCCCGAAGACGCTATGTACCGGGTTGATTCCGGCGCCGCCAACGACACCTTACGAACTGCCTTGACCGTGGCCCGCAGCCAGCACAAGGGCTCCAAGAATGTGGTGTTCTACCTGGGTTGCGGGGCCGCTGGGTCGCGAGCCGCCCAAACAGCTTTCACGGTCAAGGATTTGGTGTCCGGCGGTGCGGTGCTCGGCTATGGAACACCGGCGGGTGGCCCGATCCCGCGCGGGTACATCGACGGCAACCTGATTTACATGGCCGACCAGCAGAGTGGCGCCCCGCTCACCAACGGCATCGGCGAAGACACCCTCAAGGCGCGGGCCTCGGACCTCGAGGTCACCTACCACCACCGTGACAAAGGTCAGTCCATCTCGCCCGTGGTGCCCGCGGTCACCGCCGAGCCGCCACCGGACGCCGCTCCGTTGCAGGCATCGCAGACCGTCGAACGCACCGAATTGTATTGGCTCTTCAGCCTTCTCGCTGCGACGTTCGTGGCGATCGAGATCTACCTGACCGCTCGTGACTACCGACGCGCCCGGCAGGCCGGATCGGGTGTGACGCCATGA